In Streptantibioticus cattleyicolor NRRL 8057 = DSM 46488, a genomic segment contains:
- a CDS encoding DUF2180 family protein translates to MHCLDCSDLGAQVAAIGVCAQCGAAVCPVHSEISQQFLTCTKPVSRPVATEPPVRRLLCGTCAAAHRAHAACCPQTANAIRTS, encoded by the coding sequence ATGCACTGTCTGGACTGCTCCGACCTCGGGGCGCAGGTCGCCGCCATCGGCGTCTGCGCCCAGTGCGGAGCCGCCGTCTGCCCCGTCCACTCCGAGATCTCCCAGCAGTTCCTGACCTGCACCAAGCCGGTCTCCCGCCCGGTGGCCACCGAGCCACCGGTGCGGCGGCTGCTGTGCGGCACATGCGCCGCCGCCCACCGCGCCCATGCGGCGTGCTGCCCGCAGACCGCCAACGCCATCCGCACCTCGTGA
- a CDS encoding ArsR/SmtB family transcription factor, whose translation MSNAKVLPLVEPHDGQAVVPCCPPLTERPMTAGEAEKAARMFKALGDPVRLRLFSAVASHEGGEACVCDISDVGVSQPTVSHHLKKLKEAGLLTSERRGTWVYYRVEPSVLAAMGQLLTNASTTV comes from the coding sequence ATGTCGAATGCCAAGGTGCTGCCGCTAGTCGAGCCTCATGACGGCCAGGCTGTGGTGCCGTGCTGCCCGCCGTTGACGGAGCGCCCGATGACTGCCGGGGAGGCCGAGAAGGCCGCGCGGATGTTCAAGGCGCTCGGCGACCCGGTGCGGCTGCGGCTGTTCTCCGCCGTGGCCTCGCACGAGGGGGGCGAGGCGTGCGTGTGTGACATCTCCGACGTCGGCGTCTCCCAGCCGACCGTCTCCCACCACCTGAAGAAGCTCAAGGAAGCCGGGCTGCTGACCTCCGAGCGGCGCGGCACCTGGGTGTACTACCGGGTCGAGCCGTCCGTGCTCGCCGCCATGGGCCAGTTGCTGACCAACGCGTCGACCACTGTCTGA
- a CDS encoding ArsR/SmtB family transcription factor, with product MMTSVDTDLIRVLADPLRLQIVTLLAKETLCTTHLVEETGARQTNLSNHLRVLREAGIVETEPCGRYTYYKVRPDVIAQLAGQFADLAESARNAADNKRACP from the coding sequence ATGATGACGTCAGTCGACACTGACCTGATCCGGGTTCTGGCCGACCCGCTCAGGCTCCAGATCGTGACCCTGCTCGCCAAAGAGACGCTGTGCACCACCCACCTGGTGGAGGAGACCGGCGCCCGCCAGACCAACCTCTCCAACCACCTCAGAGTGCTGCGCGAAGCCGGGATCGTCGAGACGGAGCCATGCGGCCGGTACACCTACTACAAGGTGCGCCCGGACGTCATCGCCCAGCTCGCCGGTCAGTTCGCCGACCTGGCCGAGTCCGCTCGCAATGCCGCCGACAACAAGAGGGCCTGCCCGTGA
- a CDS encoding GNAT family N-acetyltransferase, whose amino-acid sequence MSERISASSAVMVPLTAEHAEQVLAIYQAGIDEGNATYETKAPTWAAFSAAKLPEHRFVALDADRVVLGWVAATKVSDRCAYAGVVEHSVYVHPDARGRGIAAMLLKALIDSTEAAGIWTIQSGIFPENTASLALHQRAGFRVIGTRERIGRHNGVWRDVVLVERRSPHIS is encoded by the coding sequence ATGTCGGAACGCATCAGCGCGTCGAGTGCGGTGATGGTGCCGCTCACGGCCGAGCACGCCGAGCAGGTCCTGGCGATCTACCAGGCGGGCATCGATGAGGGCAACGCGACGTACGAGACGAAGGCGCCGACCTGGGCGGCGTTCAGCGCGGCCAAGCTGCCCGAGCACCGTTTCGTCGCTCTGGACGCGGACCGGGTGGTGCTCGGCTGGGTCGCCGCCACCAAGGTTTCCGACCGGTGCGCGTACGCCGGCGTGGTCGAGCACTCCGTCTACGTCCACCCCGACGCCCGGGGCCGCGGGATCGCCGCCATGCTGCTCAAGGCGCTCATCGATTCCACCGAGGCGGCTGGGATCTGGACCATCCAGTCCGGGATCTTCCCGGAGAACACCGCCAGCCTCGCCCTGCACCAGCGGGCGGGCTTCCGCGTCATCGGCACCCGGGAGCGTATCGGCCGCCACAACGGCGTGTGGCGCGACGTCGTGCTCGTCGAACGCCGCAGCCCGCACATCAGCTGA
- the trxB gene encoding thioredoxin-disulfide reductase — MSGEVREVIVIGSGPAGYTAALYTARAELKPLVFGGAIFVGGSLTTTTEVENFPGFPDGIDGPDLMTNMRAQAERFGAEIVEDDIVSVDLAGEIKEVTDTAGTVHRAKAVIVATGSGYRKLGLPNEDALSGRGVSWCATCDGFFFRDRDIVVVGGGDTAMEEATFLTRFARSVTVVHRRSTLRASQVMQNRAFADDKISFAFDSEIAQIKETGGMLAGVVLRDVISGDTRDLDVTGLFIAIGHDPRTELFKGQLDLDEDGYLKVDSPSTRTNIPGVFAAGDVVDHTYRQAITAAASGCQAALDAERHLAALSDVPAGQAEGEPVAAAV; from the coding sequence ATGAGCGGCGAGGTACGCGAGGTCATCGTCATCGGCTCCGGTCCCGCCGGATACACCGCCGCCCTCTACACCGCCCGCGCCGAACTGAAGCCGCTCGTCTTCGGCGGCGCCATCTTCGTCGGCGGCTCACTGACCACGACGACCGAGGTCGAGAACTTCCCCGGCTTCCCCGACGGCATCGACGGCCCAGACCTCATGACCAACATGCGGGCCCAGGCCGAACGCTTCGGCGCCGAGATCGTCGAGGACGACATCGTCTCCGTCGACCTCGCCGGCGAGATCAAGGAAGTCACCGACACCGCAGGCACGGTCCACCGTGCCAAGGCCGTGATCGTGGCCACCGGCTCCGGCTACCGCAAGCTCGGCCTGCCGAACGAGGACGCGCTGTCCGGCCGGGGCGTCTCCTGGTGCGCGACCTGCGACGGCTTCTTCTTCCGCGACCGTGACATCGTCGTGGTCGGCGGCGGCGACACCGCCATGGAAGAGGCCACCTTCCTCACCCGCTTCGCCCGCTCGGTCACCGTCGTCCACCGCCGCTCCACCCTGCGCGCATCCCAGGTCATGCAGAACCGCGCCTTCGCAGACGACAAGATCTCCTTCGCCTTCGACAGCGAGATAGCGCAGATCAAGGAGACAGGCGGCATGCTCGCCGGAGTCGTGCTCCGTGACGTCATCTCCGGCGACACCCGCGACCTGGACGTGACCGGCCTGTTCATCGCGATCGGCCACGACCCGCGCACCGAGTTGTTCAAGGGCCAGCTGGATCTGGATGAGGACGGCTACCTCAAGGTCGACTCACCCTCCACCCGCACGAACATCCCCGGCGTCTTCGCCGCCGGCGACGTCGTCGACCACACCTACCGCCAGGCCATCACCGCTGCGGCCAGCGGCTGCCAGGCCGCCCTGGACGCCGAGCGGCACCTCGCCGCGCTGAGCGACGTCCCTGCCGGCCAGGCCGAGGGCGAGCCGGTCGCGGCCGCCGTCTGA
- a CDS encoding tyrosine-type recombinase/integrase produces the protein MKNGTITRRCRCTDPETGKDLGASCPKLQSRRHGTYGVFQELDPAQDGRRRRFRRGGFETSAKAKEELDKVRALMAIPEEDDAWGRTQISDLLENCVKDKSPLPDYDETRRRFQTGQALNSKVTVGEWLDAWLAGRKRLRRGGAARYECDIRIHLKPHLGHLRLDKLRVHHIDTMFDAINERNIEIQEQNAQRRAVANELKATPNKGAENRARRKWLRAQLEAMPPFRRITGLNTQPHIRDTLRAALNVAIAQQVMPAFNPAAHVELLPGTKPKALIWTDERIARWEETGEKPSPVMVWTPEQAGTFLDFVAQDRLYMLWRIIAFRGTRRGEACGVRWEDHSAKARSLAIATQLVQDGWDVHEGAPKTDSGFRLIALDDETNNGLLAHKARQQREREEWGEGWQDTGRIFTQEDGSLLHPGKVSDLFERLTEAAGLPPIRLHDLRHVAATLMLAAGVDIKVVSETLGHSDTRITRDIYQSVLDDLARDAAEKVVQLVPHARRPLAAVPDDEPKSKTAPRRPRMVPPRKGDASPQDRSA, from the coding sequence GTGAAGAACGGCACCATAACCCGGCGGTGCCGCTGCACCGACCCCGAGACCGGCAAGGACCTCGGGGCATCCTGCCCGAAGCTCCAGTCGCGACGCCACGGGACCTACGGGGTCTTCCAGGAGCTGGATCCCGCTCAGGATGGTCGCCGCCGTCGCTTCCGGCGCGGCGGCTTCGAGACCTCTGCCAAGGCCAAGGAGGAGCTGGACAAGGTCCGCGCCCTCATGGCCATCCCCGAGGAGGACGACGCCTGGGGCAGGACGCAGATCAGCGACCTGCTGGAGAACTGCGTCAAGGACAAGTCCCCGCTGCCGGACTACGACGAGACTCGCCGCAGGTTCCAGACTGGGCAGGCGCTGAACTCGAAGGTCACCGTCGGCGAATGGCTGGACGCCTGGCTGGCCGGGCGCAAGCGTCTACGCAGGGGCGGTGCGGCGCGCTACGAGTGCGATATTCGCATCCACCTCAAGCCCCACCTCGGGCACCTTCGCCTTGACAAGCTCCGGGTCCACCACATCGACACGATGTTCGACGCCATCAACGAGCGGAACATCGAGATCCAGGAGCAGAACGCCCAGCGACGGGCGGTCGCCAACGAGCTGAAAGCCACTCCGAACAAGGGGGCAGAGAACCGTGCGCGGCGGAAGTGGCTCCGCGCGCAGCTCGAGGCGATGCCCCCATTCCGCCGGATCACCGGCCTCAACACCCAGCCGCACATCCGCGACACGCTCCGGGCCGCGCTGAACGTCGCCATCGCCCAGCAGGTGATGCCCGCCTTCAACCCGGCTGCCCACGTGGAGCTACTGCCCGGGACCAAGCCGAAGGCTCTGATCTGGACCGACGAGCGCATCGCCCGCTGGGAGGAGACTGGCGAGAAGCCCTCGCCGGTCATGGTCTGGACGCCTGAACAGGCTGGCACCTTCCTCGACTTCGTCGCGCAGGATCGCCTCTACATGCTCTGGCGCATCATCGCCTTCCGGGGCACGCGACGTGGCGAAGCCTGTGGCGTCCGTTGGGAGGACCACTCCGCCAAGGCCCGTTCGCTGGCCATCGCCACACAGCTCGTCCAAGACGGCTGGGACGTCCACGAGGGTGCTCCGAAGACCGACAGCGGCTTCCGCCTGATCGCCTTGGACGACGAGACCAACAACGGCCTTCTCGCGCACAAGGCACGCCAGCAGCGGGAGCGCGAGGAGTGGGGCGAGGGCTGGCAGGACACCGGCCGCATCTTCACCCAGGAGGACGGCTCCCTTCTCCACCCCGGCAAGGTCAGCGACCTGTTCGAGCGCCTCACCGAGGCCGCTGGCCTGCCCCCCATCCGGCTCCACGACCTTCGTCACGTCGCCGCCACGCTGATGCTCGCCGCCGGGGTCGATATCAAGGTCGTCTCCGAGACCCTCGGTCACTCCGACACCCGTATCACGCGGGACATCTACCAGTCCGTCCTCGACGACCTCGCCCGCGACGCCGCCGAGAAGGTCGTGCAGCTCGTGCCGCACGCCCGCAGGCCGCTGGCGGCTGTCCCCGACGACGAACCCAAGTCGAAGACGGCTCCCAGGCGGCCGAGGATGGTGCCGCCGCGCAAGGGCGACGCTTCGCCGCAGGATCGTTCCGCCTGA
- the arsB gene encoding ACR3 family arsenite efflux transporter, whose product MTRTEAAATAEETSVVAKLSTLDRFLAVWILAAMAVGLGLGRLIPGLNDALAKVEIGGISLPIAIGLLIMMYPVLAKVRYDKLDAVTGDKKLMVSSLVINWLVGPAVMFALAWIFLPDLPEYRTGLIIVGLARCIAMVIIWNDLACGDREAAAVLVALNSVFQVLAFGLLGWFYLDLLPNWLGLGNGQHLNISMWKIALNVVIFLGIPLLAGFLTRRIGEKKLGREKYETGFLPKIGPWALYGLLFTIVILFALQGKTITSQPLDVARIALPLLVYFAVMWFGVFGLGKVIGLAYDRTATLAFTAAGNNFELAIAVAIATFGVTSGQALSGVVGPLIEVPVLVALVYVSLAWRRKFSAAQQLTPVTQEG is encoded by the coding sequence GTGACCCGCACCGAAGCAGCCGCGACCGCTGAGGAGACCTCGGTCGTCGCGAAGCTGTCGACGCTCGACCGATTCCTCGCCGTCTGGATCCTCGCCGCCATGGCCGTCGGCCTGGGGCTCGGCCGGCTCATCCCCGGCCTGAACGACGCCCTGGCCAAGGTCGAGATCGGCGGCATCTCCCTGCCGATCGCCATCGGCCTGCTGATCATGATGTACCCGGTCCTGGCCAAGGTCCGCTACGACAAGCTCGACGCCGTCACCGGCGACAAGAAGCTGATGGTCTCCTCGCTGGTCATCAACTGGCTCGTCGGGCCCGCGGTGATGTTCGCCCTGGCGTGGATCTTCCTGCCGGACCTTCCCGAGTACCGCACTGGCCTGATCATCGTCGGACTCGCGCGCTGCATCGCCATGGTCATCATCTGGAACGACCTCGCCTGCGGCGACCGCGAAGCAGCCGCCGTCCTGGTCGCCCTGAACTCCGTCTTCCAGGTCCTCGCCTTCGGCCTGCTGGGCTGGTTCTACCTCGACCTGCTGCCCAACTGGCTCGGCCTCGGCAACGGCCAGCACCTGAACATCTCCATGTGGAAGATCGCCCTGAACGTCGTCATCTTCCTCGGCATCCCGCTGCTCGCCGGATTCCTCACCCGCCGCATCGGAGAGAAGAAGCTCGGCCGGGAGAAGTACGAAACGGGCTTCCTGCCGAAGATCGGCCCCTGGGCGCTGTACGGCCTGCTGTTCACGATCGTCATCCTCTTCGCTCTCCAGGGGAAGACCATCACCTCACAGCCGCTGGACGTGGCCCGGATCGCGCTGCCGCTGCTGGTCTACTTCGCAGTGATGTGGTTCGGCGTCTTCGGCCTGGGCAAGGTCATCGGCCTGGCCTACGACCGCACCGCCACGCTCGCCTTCACCGCCGCCGGCAACAACTTCGAGCTGGCCATCGCAGTCGCCATCGCCACCTTCGGCGTCACCTCCGGCCAGGCCCTGTCTGGTGTCGTCGGCCCGCTCATCGAGGTGCCGGTGCTGGTCGCGCTGGTCTACGTGTCGCTGGCCTGGCGGCGGAAGTTCAGCGCCGCCCAGCAGCTGACCCCGGTCACCCAGGAGGGCTGA
- a CDS encoding FAD-dependent oxidoreductase, which translates to MNAPTTSELPVVVIGAGPAGLSAAAHLAERGIEPLVLEAGDRAGAAVREWSHVRLFSTWGEVVDPAAEKLLAPTGWVHPDPATYPSGGDWAELYLQPLADVLGDRVRTGATVTGVSRAGRDRIVDADRETQPFVVHVTHTDGREERIFARAVIDASGTWTTPSPAGGSGLPALGEKAAADRITYRVPDLKDSAVRARYAGKRTAVIGSGASAFTALAYLADLAKSDDGAGTKAVWILRRGISGSTFGGGTADELPARGALGLAAKAAVDDGYADAVTGFRTEAIERDGEGRLVLVGEDGRRLKPVDEVIVLTGFRPDLAFLSEVRLGLDKRLQAPVALAPLIDPNQHSCGTVYPHGHRELSHPEQGVYLVGMKSYGRAPTFLAMTGYEQVRSVAAAISGDLESADNVELTLPETGVCGGAGLFDAPEADQSGGGCCAPAPQLVQIGAPAAVPAAPEGPAGGCCGS; encoded by the coding sequence GTGAACGCGCCCACCACCAGCGAGCTGCCCGTCGTCGTCATCGGAGCCGGACCCGCCGGGCTCTCGGCTGCCGCCCATCTGGCCGAGCGTGGCATCGAGCCGCTGGTCCTGGAGGCAGGCGACCGAGCCGGCGCGGCGGTCCGCGAGTGGAGCCACGTGCGCCTGTTCTCCACCTGGGGCGAAGTCGTCGACCCGGCCGCCGAGAAGCTCCTCGCCCCCACCGGCTGGGTGCATCCCGACCCGGCGACGTACCCGTCCGGCGGTGACTGGGCCGAGCTGTACCTGCAGCCGCTCGCCGACGTCCTCGGCGACCGCGTCCGCACCGGCGCCACCGTCACCGGCGTCTCGCGGGCCGGCCGCGACCGGATCGTCGACGCCGACCGCGAGACTCAGCCTTTCGTCGTGCACGTCACCCACACCGACGGCCGCGAGGAGCGGATCTTCGCCCGCGCGGTGATCGATGCCTCCGGCACGTGGACCACGCCGTCCCCGGCGGGTGGCAGCGGCTTGCCCGCGCTCGGCGAGAAGGCGGCGGCCGACCGCATCACCTACCGCGTCCCCGACCTCAAGGACTCGGCCGTCCGCGCCCGGTACGCGGGCAAGCGCACCGCCGTGATCGGCTCGGGCGCATCCGCCTTCACAGCCCTCGCCTACCTCGCCGACCTTGCGAAGTCCGACGACGGCGCGGGGACGAAGGCGGTGTGGATCCTGCGCCGTGGCATCTCCGGCTCCACCTTCGGCGGCGGCACCGCCGATGAGCTGCCCGCCCGCGGCGCGCTCGGCCTGGCCGCGAAGGCCGCCGTCGACGACGGCTACGCCGACGCCGTCACGGGCTTCCGTACGGAAGCCATCGAGCGCGACGGTGAGGGCCGTCTGGTGCTGGTGGGCGAGGACGGCCGCCGTCTGAAGCCGGTGGACGAGGTGATCGTGCTGACCGGCTTCCGCCCCGACCTGGCCTTCCTGTCCGAAGTGCGCCTGGGCCTGGACAAGCGCCTGCAGGCCCCGGTCGCCCTCGCGCCGCTGATCGACCCCAACCAGCACTCCTGCGGCACCGTCTACCCCCATGGCCACCGCGAACTGTCCCACCCCGAGCAGGGCGTCTACCTGGTCGGCATGAAGTCCTACGGCCGCGCCCCGACGTTCCTGGCCATGACCGGCTACGAGCAGGTCCGTTCCGTCGCCGCCGCCATCTCCGGCGACCTCGAATCCGCCGACAACGTCGAACTCACCCTCCCCGAGACCGGAGTCTGCGGCGGCGCCGGACTCTTCGACGCCCCCGAGGCCGACCAAAGCGGCGGGGGCTGCTGCGCGCCTGCGCCGCAGCTGGTCCAGATCGGCGCCCCGGCCGCCGTCCCTGCGGCCCCCGAGGGGCCGGCGGGCGGCTGCTGCGGCTCGTGA
- a CDS encoding arsenate reductase ArsC, which yields MAEKPSVLFVCVHNAGRSQMAAAWLTHLAGDRVEVRSAGSNPGAEVNPAAVEAMREVGIDISAEAPKMLTVDAVKESDVCITMGCGDTCPVFPGKRYLDWQLDDPAGQGVEAVRPIRDEIKTLVEGLIEEIAPEKTA from the coding sequence ATGGCCGAGAAGCCCTCCGTGCTGTTCGTCTGTGTCCACAACGCCGGCCGCTCGCAGATGGCCGCCGCGTGGCTGACCCACCTGGCCGGTGACCGTGTCGAGGTCCGCTCGGCGGGCTCCAACCCCGGCGCCGAGGTGAACCCGGCCGCTGTCGAGGCCATGCGGGAGGTCGGCATCGACATCTCCGCCGAGGCCCCCAAGATGCTGACCGTGGACGCTGTGAAGGAGTCGGACGTCTGCATCACCATGGGCTGCGGCGACACCTGCCCCGTCTTCCCCGGCAAGCGGTACCTGGACTGGCAGCTGGACGACCCGGCCGGTCAGGGCGTCGAGGCCGTCCGCCCGATCCGCGACGAGATCAAGACGCTGGTCGAGGGCCTGATCGAGGAGATCGCCCCGGAGAAGACCGCATGA
- a CDS encoding ArsO family NAD(P)H-dependent flavin-containing monooxygenase, with translation MTGDRHTQVVIVGGGQSGLAAGYHLRRLGVDFVILDAQSTPGGAWQHTWDSLHLFSPAAFSSLPGRLMPPQPGEEYPDAGHVVTYLRDYEKRYELPVERLVRVLGVHRDGELLRVETDSGSWHARAVISATGTWWRPFLPAVPGRRHFGGEQFHTVEYRRPQDFAGRRVIVVGGGNSGAQIAADLAYDAELTWATLRPPRFLADDIDGRALFDAATARRRAVDEGRTDTGGVASLGDIVAVPPVREARDRGLLKAAPMFARLIPGGVEWADGTRAEADAIIWCTGFRPVLSHLAPLQLRGRRGHIATTGTRAVDEPRLHLLGYGDWTGPASATLIGVGRPARDAARQIASLLSP, from the coding sequence GTGACGGGTGACCGGCACACCCAGGTGGTGATCGTCGGCGGTGGCCAGTCCGGGCTCGCCGCCGGCTACCACCTGCGCCGCCTCGGCGTGGACTTCGTCATCCTCGACGCCCAGTCCACGCCGGGCGGCGCCTGGCAGCACACCTGGGACTCACTGCACCTGTTCTCGCCGGCCGCCTTCTCCTCCCTCCCCGGGCGGCTCATGCCGCCGCAGCCAGGCGAGGAGTACCCGGACGCCGGACACGTGGTGACGTACCTGCGCGACTACGAGAAGCGGTACGAACTGCCCGTGGAGAGGCTCGTGCGCGTCCTCGGCGTGCACCGGGACGGCGAACTCCTGCGCGTGGAGACGGACTCGGGCAGCTGGCATGCCCGTGCCGTGATCAGTGCCACCGGCACCTGGTGGCGGCCCTTCCTCCCTGCCGTCCCCGGGCGACGGCACTTCGGCGGAGAGCAGTTCCACACCGTCGAATACCGGCGCCCGCAGGACTTCGCGGGCCGCCGCGTCATCGTGGTCGGCGGCGGCAACTCCGGTGCCCAGATCGCCGCGGATCTCGCGTACGACGCCGAGTTGACCTGGGCCACCCTGCGTCCGCCGCGCTTCTTGGCCGACGACATCGACGGCCGTGCCCTGTTCGACGCGGCCACCGCCCGCCGCCGTGCCGTGGATGAGGGCCGTACCGACACGGGAGGCGTGGCCTCGCTCGGCGACATCGTCGCCGTCCCGCCCGTACGGGAAGCCCGTGACCGCGGGCTGCTCAAGGCCGCCCCCATGTTCGCCCGCCTCATCCCCGGCGGCGTCGAATGGGCGGACGGCACCCGCGCCGAGGCCGACGCGATCATCTGGTGCACCGGGTTCCGCCCGGTCCTGTCCCACCTCGCGCCGCTCCAACTCCGGGGCCGGCGCGGCCACATCGCCACCACCGGCACACGTGCCGTGGACGAACCGCGGCTGCACCTGCTCGGCTACGGCGACTGGACCGGCCCCGCCTCGGCCACCCTGATCGGTGTCGGACGCCCAGCACGGGACGCCGCGCGACAGATCGCGTCCCTGCTTTCTCCTTGA
- a CDS encoding flavin-containing monooxygenase produces the protein MEYVDVAVIGGGQSGLAAAHGLRQRGLAPVILEASGRAAGSWPHYYDSLTLFSPARFSALPGLSFGGDGDRYPHRDEVVDYLTRYAERLDAEIRTHTRVETVEAEGAGFVLHTADGRRLGAAGIVAASGAFGNPLLPDLPGQQGFTGELLHVADYRSPAPYAGRRVVVVGGGNSAVQVGHELAAVATVTLATRAPLRFLPQIRDGRDLHHWLTSTGFDHLPPEWLVHFVGGTLVLDAGRYRAALESGQLERRPMFTALDGDAAVWADGSRQTIDVVLLATGYRPHLGYLAKLGALDEHGMPLHSGGISTTHPGLVYLGLEFQRSFASNTLRGVGRDAEYVIDALSVYVRKAPAAAGL, from the coding sequence ATGGAGTACGTCGATGTCGCGGTGATCGGGGGAGGGCAGTCCGGGCTGGCCGCCGCGCATGGCTTGCGTCAGCGGGGCCTTGCGCCGGTGATTCTTGAGGCGTCCGGGCGGGCGGCCGGCTCGTGGCCCCACTACTACGACAGCCTCACGCTGTTCTCGCCCGCCCGCTTCAGCGCGCTGCCGGGCCTGTCCTTCGGCGGCGACGGGGACCGCTACCCGCACCGCGATGAGGTCGTCGACTACCTCACTCGCTACGCGGAGCGCCTGGACGCCGAGATCCGCACCCATACCCGCGTCGAGACGGTGGAGGCCGAGGGTGCCGGCTTCGTGCTGCACACCGCCGACGGCCGCCGCCTGGGTGCGGCCGGGATCGTCGCGGCGAGCGGCGCCTTCGGCAATCCACTGCTGCCGGACCTGCCCGGCCAGCAGGGCTTCACCGGCGAGCTGCTGCACGTCGCCGACTACCGCAGCCCCGCACCGTACGCGGGCAGGCGGGTTGTGGTGGTGGGCGGCGGCAACTCCGCCGTCCAGGTCGGCCACGAGCTCGCGGCCGTGGCCACGGTGACCCTGGCCACCCGCGCCCCGCTGCGGTTCCTGCCGCAGATCCGTGACGGCAGGGACCTGCACCACTGGCTGACGAGCACAGGCTTCGACCATCTGCCGCCCGAGTGGCTGGTCCACTTCGTCGGCGGCACCCTCGTCCTCGACGCCGGCCGCTACCGCGCGGCCCTGGAGAGCGGACAGCTGGAGCGGCGCCCCATGTTCACCGCACTCGACGGCGACGCGGCCGTGTGGGCAGACGGGAGCCGCCAGACGATCGACGTGGTGCTGCTCGCGACCGGATACCGGCCCCACCTCGGCTACCTGGCCAAGCTCGGCGCCCTCGACGAACACGGCATGCCGCTGCACAGCGGCGGCATCTCCACCACCCATCCGGGACTGGTCTACCTCGGCCTGGAGTTCCAGCGGTCCTTCGCCTCCAACACGCTGCGAGGTGTCGGCCGGGATGCCGAGTACGTGATCGACGCGCTGAGCGTGTACGTCCGCAAGGCCCCGGCCGCAGCCGGACTGTGA
- the trxA gene encoding thioredoxin produces MALKNVTEDSFAQDVLASDKPVLVDFWAAWCGPCRQLAPSLEAIATEHGDKIEIVKLNIDENPAIAAQYGVMSIPTMNVYKGGEVVQTIVGAKPKAALERELADHLA; encoded by the coding sequence ATGGCTCTCAAGAACGTCACCGAGGACTCCTTCGCCCAGGACGTCCTCGCCAGCGACAAGCCGGTCCTGGTCGACTTCTGGGCCGCGTGGTGCGGCCCGTGCCGCCAGCTCGCCCCCTCGCTGGAGGCGATCGCGACCGAGCACGGCGACAAGATCGAGATCGTCAAGCTCAACATCGACGAGAACCCGGCCATCGCCGCCCAGTACGGCGTGATGTCCATTCCGACGATGAACGTCTACAAGGGCGGCGAGGTCGTCCAGACCATCGTGGGCGCCAAGCCCAAGGCCGCCCTGGAACGAGAACTCGCCGACCACCTCGCCTGA